The following proteins are co-located in the Salvelinus namaycush isolate Seneca chromosome 31, SaNama_1.0, whole genome shotgun sequence genome:
- the LOC120025791 gene encoding protein phosphatase 1 regulatory subunit 3B-like isoform X1: MFQTNCTSLFSLFPHKSTMPIELAMPLYLSNDDFCYTRSPESLQPLRPCLKPCLRFKPSAPPMQTEPDLLHEKNGKPKRRVSFADHKGLALTKVKFFSHFDTIDIPLNITDLFSSSLKLPYEEDRLVMGFTQPSSDYLLFRQRLETELVCLEHCMLKEKALSGTVKVKNLSFEKSVKVRVTFDTWKSYMDLECQYLKDNYTGSNYDTFAFEVSLPAELRPHKHIEFAICYEVNGQTYWDGNQGRNYRIIWSALKMDGQGSFSSNQQRHSFDLGIQFDFYGSPRCSHGMFPEWPSYAGYEDIRPYY, translated from the exons ATGTTTCAAACCAACTGCACAAG TCTATTCAGCCTCTTTCCTCACAAGTCCACCATGCCGATTGAATTGGCCATGCCGCTCTACCTGTCAAACGACGACTTCTGCTACACGAGGTCCCCGGAATCACTACAACCACTACGACCCTGTCTGAAGCCCTGCCTGCGGTTCAAACCCTCTGCCCCTCCtatgcagactgaaccagatttgcTTCATGAGAAGAATGGGAAACCTAAAAGGCGAGTGTCCTTCGCTGACCACAAGGGCCTGGCCCTCACCAAGGTGAAGTTCTTTTCTCATTTTGACACTATTGACATCCCGCTCAACATCACAGACCTGTTCAGCTCTTCGCTCAAGTTACCATATGAGGAGGACAGACTGGTAATGGGCTTCACCCAGCCCTCCTCTGATTATCTGCTGTTCCGTCAGCGTCTGGAGACTGAGCTTGTCTGCCTAGAGCACTGCATGCTGAAAGAGAAGGCACTGTCTGGAACCGTGAAGGTCAAAAACCTGTCCTTTGAGAAGTCTGTCAAGGTGCGTGTAACCTTTGACACTTGGAAAAGCTACATGGACTTGGAGTGCCAGTACTTGAAGGACAACTACACAGGCTCGAACTATGACACCTTCGCCTTCGAGGTTTCCCTTCCAGCTGAGCTGAGGCCGCACAAGCACATAGAGTTTGCCATCTGCTATGAAGTCAATGGCCAGACATACTGGGACGGTAACCAGGGCCGAAACTACAGGATCATCTGGTCTGCTTTGAAGATGGACGGCCAGGGCAGCTTCAGCAGTAACCAGCAGAGACACTCGTTTGATCTTGGAATTCAATTCGACTTCTATGGAAGTCCCAGATGCTCCCATGGGATGTTCCCAGAGTGGCCAAGTTATGCAGGATATGAGGATATTAGACCTTACTACTGA
- the LOC120025791 gene encoding protein phosphatase 1 regulatory subunit 3B-like isoform X2 has protein sequence MPIELAMPLYLSNDDFCYTRSPESLQPLRPCLKPCLRFKPSAPPMQTEPDLLHEKNGKPKRRVSFADHKGLALTKVKFFSHFDTIDIPLNITDLFSSSLKLPYEEDRLVMGFTQPSSDYLLFRQRLETELVCLEHCMLKEKALSGTVKVKNLSFEKSVKVRVTFDTWKSYMDLECQYLKDNYTGSNYDTFAFEVSLPAELRPHKHIEFAICYEVNGQTYWDGNQGRNYRIIWSALKMDGQGSFSSNQQRHSFDLGIQFDFYGSPRCSHGMFPEWPSYAGYEDIRPYY, from the coding sequence ATGCCGATTGAATTGGCCATGCCGCTCTACCTGTCAAACGACGACTTCTGCTACACGAGGTCCCCGGAATCACTACAACCACTACGACCCTGTCTGAAGCCCTGCCTGCGGTTCAAACCCTCTGCCCCTCCtatgcagactgaaccagatttgcTTCATGAGAAGAATGGGAAACCTAAAAGGCGAGTGTCCTTCGCTGACCACAAGGGCCTGGCCCTCACCAAGGTGAAGTTCTTTTCTCATTTTGACACTATTGACATCCCGCTCAACATCACAGACCTGTTCAGCTCTTCGCTCAAGTTACCATATGAGGAGGACAGACTGGTAATGGGCTTCACCCAGCCCTCCTCTGATTATCTGCTGTTCCGTCAGCGTCTGGAGACTGAGCTTGTCTGCCTAGAGCACTGCATGCTGAAAGAGAAGGCACTGTCTGGAACCGTGAAGGTCAAAAACCTGTCCTTTGAGAAGTCTGTCAAGGTGCGTGTAACCTTTGACACTTGGAAAAGCTACATGGACTTGGAGTGCCAGTACTTGAAGGACAACTACACAGGCTCGAACTATGACACCTTCGCCTTCGAGGTTTCCCTTCCAGCTGAGCTGAGGCCGCACAAGCACATAGAGTTTGCCATCTGCTATGAAGTCAATGGCCAGACATACTGGGACGGTAACCAGGGCCGAAACTACAGGATCATCTGGTCTGCTTTGAAGATGGACGGCCAGGGCAGCTTCAGCAGTAACCAGCAGAGACACTCGTTTGATCTTGGAATTCAATTCGACTTCTATGGAAGTCCCAGATGCTCCCATGGGATGTTCCCAGAGTGGCCAAGTTATGCAGGATATGAGGATATTAGACCTTACTACTGA
- the LOC120025852 gene encoding 3'-5' exoribonuclease 1-like: protein MEEYKENIQDKGDNVKLSSKPEEDDKSCNKVCSNIGEPVPQVSSTRGEFSDPVYKEIALANGQINRMNKDELRSKLAECKLDTRGVKDVMKKRLKNYYKKQKLSLMQSVTEGGPTDAYYDFICVVDFEATCEQDNPLDFTHEIIEFPMVLFNTHTLDIEDSFQEYVRPEVNTQLSEFCIKLTGITQKMVDEADTFPNVLKRVVLWLQEKELGTKYKYAILTDGSWDMSKFMNTQCRLSRLRYPQFAKKWINIKKFYGNFYKVPRTQTKLSSMLEKLGLQYEGRPHSGLDDSRNIARIALRMLQDGCQLRINERMHEGQLRTVPSSAPVEGAPPPHTPRSRD, encoded by the exons ATGGAGGAATACAAGGAGAATATTCAAGACAAGGGTGACAATGTGAAATTGTCTTCTAAACCCGAGGAAGATGACAAG TCTTGCAACAAGGTGTGTAGTAACATTGGTGAACCTGTCCCTCAAGTATCTTCTACTCGTGGCGAGTTCAGTGATCCTGTTTACAAAGAGATTGCTCTTGCAAATGGACAGATCAACCGCATGAACAAGGATGAGCTTCGGTCTAAACTGGCAGAGTGTAAGCTTGACACAAG AGGTGTGAAGGATGTGATGAAGAAGCGGTTGAAGAACTACTACAAGAAGCAGAAGCTGTCTTTGATGCAGTCTGTGACAGAGGGTGGACCAACTGATGCCTACTACGACTTCATCTGTGTGGTGGACTTTGAGGCAACGTGTGAACAGGACAACCCCCTTGACTTCACGCATGAAATCATTGAGTTCCCAATGGTCCTGTTCAACACCCACActttagacatt GAGGACAGCTTTCAGGAATATGTCAGGCCAGAAGTCAACACACAGCTGTCAGAGTTCTGCATAAAGTTGACAGGGATAACACAG AAAATGGTGGATGAAGCAGACACATTCCCCAATGTTCTTAAGCGGGTGGTGCTTTGGCTTCAGGAGAAAGAGCTTGGCACAAAATACAAATATGCCATTCTTACAGATGG ATCTTGGGACATGAGCAAGTTCATGAACACCCAGTGCCGTTTAAGTCGGCTCAGATATCCACAGTTTGCAAAGAAGTGGATCAACATCAAGAAATTCTACGGAAACTTCTATAAG GTCCCTCGTACCCAGACCAAGCTGAGCAGCATGCTAGAGAAGCTGGGACTTCAATACGAGGGCCGCCCTCACTCTGGCCTGGATGACTCGCGCAACATTGCTCGCATTGCGCTGCGCATGCTGCAGGACGGCTGCCAACTGCGCATCAACGAGCGCATGCACGAAGGACAGCTGCGGACTGTGCCCAGCTCTGCCCCCGTGGAAGGAGCCCCACCCCCACATACTCCTCGCAGCAGAGACTAG
- the mfhas1 gene encoding malignant fibrous histiocytoma-amplified sequence 1 homolog codes for MKQAPRPPCDQDNKEGSVCKAMEDKENNLKTATLWRDAAVRSRKLRSNLRQLTICSKDRERIILPENISEIEVLNLGNNSLHELPEGLGATLTNLRILILRRNKFVTVPFVVFELGQLVELDMSHNCLSHFSEDIGLLKGLKKLCISHNKIQYLPSQIGALQCLEELDISFNDIRDFPRSFSQLKRLRTLDADHNNLDQCPPEILAFSDLEELDCSGNTFACLPGDIMKLQFIKILWLSSIHISSLPDTFCQLHNLESLMLDSNNLSALPRSFGNLQRLKMVNLSSNEFEEFPQVILNITGLDELYLSRNQLSFVPDEIGQLHRLANLWLDNNKITYLPDSIVELERLEELVLQGNQIAILPDNFGKLSKVNIWKVKDNPLIQPPYEVCMKGIPYIAAYQKELAHSQLAVKPRLKLVLMGMKNAGKTRLRQSVVSEQQDANSAQANKGIDVTNWVADADRSLTFLVYDLSGKPNYDLIKPFFLSPGALYILVVNLKTYSPKSFYAHVGYFLHLLSAKVPHAVVCMVGTHTDLCGDMEVEEKSLDIHRQIALQEKWDSHCLRTLAHQVDQALEQGYNIRTSSPHILFYGVTDKNLRRKKAQLQYMLNHRLQLLSPVLCVSCTESQRNIQRLREKLMSVADHRDIFPNLHRVLPKSWQMLEELHFKPQDLWLSWWDSARLGLQAGLTEDRLQSALSYLHESGKLLYFEDSLTLKEYVFHNLPRFIAILNVFFQSDESTLLERLLSDGERGDKRRASVVMEGEKEEDLRATHLQHHVEGFLSHGLLPSNVIRLLLRPLIQTQQDLHLIMELLEKMGVCYCINKPRSKPLNGATVWYKFPSYVSNEEPHAEAWVNGSSVAASPFFSVEQLKIEYSFPFLFPPGLFARYSVQINSHVVQRSDGRHQIFAYRGKVPVVVSYRPAQGRQQSETLSIASHASLPNIWTAWQAITPLVEELNVLLQEWPGLYYTVHVLCSKCLKRGSPNPHTFPGELLSQPRPEGLTEIICPKNGLERVDVALVYPPTPTVVSPCLK; via the coding sequence ATGAAACAAGCACCTAGACCGCCATGCGACCAGGATAACAAGGAGGGGTCGGTCTGCAAAGCCATGGAGGACAAGGAGAACAATCTCAAAACGGCTACGCTGTGGAGAGATGCTGCTGTCCGCTCTAGGAAGCTGCGAAGCAACCTGCGTCAGCTCACTATCTGCTCCAAAGACAGGGAGAGGATAATTCTACCTGAAAATATAAGCGAGATAGAGGTGCTCAATCTGGGCAATAACTCGCTGCACGAGCTACCAGAAGGATTGGGGGCTACCCTCACAAACCTGCGTATCCTTATCCTCCGCAGGAACAAATTTGTCACAGTTCCTTTTGTGGTGTTTGAACTAGGTCAACTTGTGGAGCTGGACATGAGCCACAACTGCTTGAGCCACTTCTCTGAGGATATAGGCCTGCTGAAGGGGCTGAAAAAGCTCTGCATCAGTCACAACAAGATCCAGTACCTGCCGTCACAGATTGGGGCACTGCAGTGCTTGGAGGAGCTGGACATAAGCTTCAATGACATACGTGATTTCCCCAGGTCCTTCTCACAGCTCAAGAGGCTCCGTACTCTGGATGCCGACCACAACAACCTGGACCAGTGTCCCCCGGAGATTCTTGCCTTCAGTGACCTGGAGGAGCTCGACTGCTCTGGGAATACGTTTGCGTGTCTACCAGGGGACATCATGAAGCTGCAGTTCATCAAGATCCTGTGGCTCAGCAGCATTCACATCTCCTCATTACCTGACACCTTCTGTCAGCTGCACAACCTGGAGAGCCTGATGCTGGACAGTAATAACCTCTCGGCTCTGCCTCGTTCCTTTGGCAACCTGCAGAGACTTAAAATGGTCAATCTTTCATCTAATGAGTTTGAGGAGTTTCCCCAGGTTATCCTGAACATCACAGGACTAGACGAGCTTTACCTGAGCAGAAATCAACTGTCTTTTGTCCCAGATGAGATAGGCCAGTTGCATAGGCTGGCAAACCTCTGGTTGGACAATAATAAGATTACTTATCTGCCTGACTCTATTGTGGAGCTAGAGAGATTGGAAGAGCTTGTTTTACAGGGTAATCAAATAGCCATACTTCCAGATAACTTTGGAAAACTCTCCAAGGTAAACATTTGGAAGGTGAAGGATAACCCCCTCATCCAGCCTCCCTATGAGGTCTGTATGAAAGGAATCCCCTACATCGCTGCCTATCAAAAGGAACTCGCACATTCCCAGCTCGCTGTGAAGCCCAGATTAAAACTGGTCCTGATGGGAATGAAAAATGCTGGGAAAACACGGCTCAGACAGAGTGTGGTGAGTGAGCAGCAGGATGCCAACTCTGCTCAGGCTAACAAAGGGATTGATGTGACTAACTGGGTAGCGGACGCTGATCGCAGTCTTACATTTTTAGTGTATGACCTGTCAGGGAAGCCAAATTATGACCTCATCAAACCGTTTTTTCTCTCACCCGGTGCTCTGTATATCCTTGTTGTGAATCTGAAAACGTACTCACCCAAGAGCTTTTACGCCCACGTGGGGtacttcctccacctcctcagtgcCAAAGTGCCCCACGCTGTGGTCTGCATGGTGGGCACACATACAGACCTGTGTGGAGacatggaggtggaggagaagagcCTGGATATTCACAGACAGATTGCCCTGCAGGAGAAGTGGGACAGCCATTGCCTGCGGACCCTCGCCCACCAGGTGGACCAGGCCCTGGAACAGGGCTACAACATCCGCACCTCCAGCCCTCACATCCTCTTCTACGGCGTCACAGACAAGAACCTGAGGCGGAAGAAAGCCCAGCTGCAGTACATGCTGAACCACAGGCTGCAGCTCCTGTCCCCTGTCCTGTGTGTCAGCTGCACGGAGAGCCAGAGGAACATCCAGAGGCTGAGGGAGAAGCTCATGTCAGTGGCTGACCACAGGGATATCTTCCCCAACCTCCACCGCGTGCTGCCCAAGTCCTGGCAGATGCTGGAGGAGCTGCACTTTAAGCCCCAGGACCTGTGGCTCTCGTGGTGGGACTCGGCCCGCTTGGGCCTCCAGGCAGGACTCACAGAGGACCGCCTGCAGAGTGCCCTGTCCTACCTGCACGAGAGCGGGAAGCTACTCTACTTCGAGGACAGTCTGACACTAAAAGAGTACGTCTTCCACAACCTGCCACGCTTCATCGCCATCCTCAATGTCTTCTTCCAGAGTGATGAGTCCACGCTGCTGGAGAGGCTACTGtcagatggggagaggggggacaAAAGGAGGGCCAGTGTGGTTatggagggggagaaggaagaGGACCTCCGGGCTACCCATCTACAGCACCATGTGGAGGGCTTCCTCAGCCACGGCCTCCTGCCTTCCAACGTCATCCGGCTGCTCCTGAGACCTCTCATCCAGACCCAACAGGACCTCCACCTCATCATGGAGCTGCTGGAGAAGATGGGGGTCTGCTACTGCATCAACAAGCCCCGCAGCAAGCCTCTGAACGGGGCCACCGTCTGGTACAAGTTCCCCAGCTATGTCAGCAATGAGGAGCCCCATGCCGAGGCCTGGGTGAACGGGAGCTCAGTGGCTGCTAGTCCGTTCTTCTCTGTGGAGCAGCTGAAGATTGAATACAGCTtcccctttctcttcccacctggACTGTTTGCACGCTACAGTGTGCAGATCAACAGCCATGTGGTTCAGAGATCAGATGGGCGGCACCAGATATTTGCCTACCGTGGTAAAGTGCCTGTGGTAGTCAGCTACCGTCCGGCTCAGGGCAGACAGCAGTCCGAGACACTGTCCATAGCCAGCCATGCCTCCCTGCCAAATATCTGGACTGCTTGGCAAGCTATAACACCACTGGTTGAGGAGCTGAATGTCCTTCTGCAGGAGTGGCCCGGGCTCTACTACACTGTTCATGTTCTGTGTTCCAAGTGCCTCAAGAGAGGGTCACCCAACCCACACACCTTCCCAG